The candidate division WOR-3 bacterium DNA window GGACGAGTAGTGGCCGATCCGAGTCCGCCACACCTCTCCCCCATCAGCCGCAAGCAGGAACACGTAGCTGCTGTCGTCGGTGGTGCCGTTGGCGATGTTGCCGTTGCGGAGGGCACCTGAGCCGAACAGAATCTCAGACTTGCCGTCCCGGTCCACGTCTCGCACAACCGGGTCTATAGCCGCGGGGCCGGTTTCGTACTTCCACTTGAGGCTACCTGTCAGCCAATCGAGTACGAAGATGCCCCTTGGACGTGCATCCATCGCGCTGACCACTGACACGACGGCTTCCAGCTTTGTGTCGTTCTCGATGTCGGCAACAACGACCGCTCCGGCATAGCCGTCCCAACCACCCGGGGGAAGGCTGTCCTTGCCCACGGCTATGACCGAGCTATGGCCGGACAAGGCCTGCAGATACAGTGAGTCGTGTCGCTTGAATGTCAGCCACAGGTGCTCGGAGTCCGTCCCGCCGATGAGATTGCCGACTGGCTGGAGCGTCCCTTTCTCTAGGTATTGCGTACTGCCGACTGAACGCAGATCCTGGTCAAAACGGTTCACGACGTGGTCGCTACCCGCGACAAGGAGTTCGTCAGTCGAATCGCCATCAAGGTCAACCGGGGCGAAGTACGAGAGGTTGCTCCTCCATAGCGTGTTGATTTCAACTGATGGAAGTCGGCGGGTACACGCGAGCAGAAACGGAAGTGAGAGCAGGACAACCGCGCGCCACATGTCAGCGAATCGTAGCCTGCTAGCCCGACCTGTCAATACTGACTCAGTCACAAGATACTAGAAAGGGGCGAGACCGGCACCGCCGGGTCTCGCCCCCGTCATCGGGTGTGGCTACCCAAACTTCACCATCGTTCCCTGGCGCCGTGGACACGCCCGCCACGGATCAGGCGATGGGTCCACTCGTCTTACCATCTGTGTTAGTATCCCAGTATGGAGACGTTGTCGGAAAGCTCGTTGGTGATGTAGACCCGACTACCGTCGGGTGATGCGGCTACGTTGATAGGCTGGTCCCCGACCGAGATGGTAGCCACCACAGTGATGTCCGAGGTACGAATCACGGAGACGTTGTCTGAGAGGGAGTTTGTGACGTAGACATAGCCACTAGAGGGCAAGGAGGACGCGAACCAAGGTTCGTCGCCGACCGAGACCGTGGATACGACAGTGTTGTCCGACGTTCGAATCACCGACACATTGTCGGAGGACGCGTTCGTGACGTAAACATAGCTGCCATTGGGCAGGGCCGTTACGCAAGTAGGTCTCTGTCCGACCGCGATGGTCGCGACTACCGTGTTGTCCGACGTTCGAATCACCGAGACGTTATCGGAAAGGTGGTTGGCTACGTAGACGTAGTCGCCATTGGGTAGAGACGTCACGCCGTAGGGGTAACTTCCGACCGGGACGGAGGCCACGACCGTGTTGTCCGACGTTCGAATCACCGACACGCTCTCGGAGTAGATGTTGGTGACGTACACATAGTCACTTGCAGCCGAAGCGGCAACGCTGTACGGGTAGCTTCCGGCCGGTACCGTGGCTACGACCGTGTTGTCTGATGTTCGAATCACCGATATATTGCCAGAGCTGCCGTTTGCCACGTAGACGGAATTGCCGTTGGGCAGAGCGGCCAAGCATGCAGGCCCATCACCGACCGGAACAGTAGCCGCGACCGTGTTGTCCGAGGTTCGAATCACGGAGACGTTGTCTGAATAGGTGTTGGCGATGTAGACGTACTGGCCACTTGGCAGAACAGCCACGCCAAAAGGGCCGTCTCCGACGGGGACAGTCTCCACAAGGCTGCTAGGGTAGTCGTGAGTTTGTGTTAGAGTGGCCGTAATTGTGGACGTCTGACCAGCGACAACGGTGACGCCTTGTACAAAGTCTTCATAGCCGCTCAGCTTCAACGTGACCGTGTGCGCGCCAGCAGCGACGTTGGCCAGCGAGTAGTTGGTCGCGCAGCCGGTTGACACGCCGTCAAGGCTGATGGCTGCCCCTGTTGGCGTCGAGTTCACCTGTATGGTGCCGGTAGTGTCCTTGTCGCAGGACAATACCAACAGCATTGCTGTCGCCAGTACCATCATGCCGACCTGCAGGCGACTGCTGGTGGCGCGAGAGATACGAATTCGCTCCATCTATCCTCCTTCGGTGCTTTGTCTAGGTTCTTGGCTTGCCCGCACCGGGAAACGTTGCCGTTCTGCCATCGGCTCGGTGCAGCCGGATGAAGCACGGACCTGCGACTTGTGCCGGGGTCTGTTCCCCTGAATCCGACATTGGAGCCACGAAAGTGAGAAAGACACGAAACGAACCTGTCTGCGTGCAACGCGCAGGCAGATGGGAGCCGAATGCCACCATGCCGTTTCATTCCGATTTCGTGCTTTCGTGGCCGTCAATCTCGGTTCTGGGGTTGGCGTGCATCATCGGCCAAGAGTAGGCAACTTGCGTTCCGACCCGAGTGCCGGGTTGGCGTCGGCGTAACTGCTCGAGACGAAGGACTTTAGAGACAGGACCTATTCAGGCCGACGTCAGCAGTGTCTGATTTCCGCAACATCCGTGTCTGATAAATGGCACACAGGCTCAAGCCCAAGCTCAAGCGGGCCGCAAGCCGCAAGCCGCAAGCTCCAAGCTGCGGAATCCAGACAAGCTCAAGCGCAGACTATGCGGGCGGCGGATCGAGTGGCGGATGAAAGGCGGGACCAGACAGTTCAGAATTCAGACGCCAAAGACCAGGGCGCGGAACTGACGCGGAGAGTCGAACGTATCGACAGCCCAGCAGCGCGGCAGAGCCGCGAGTTGCCAGTTGCGGGAGAGCGAGAGGGTGAACGGCGTTATGTCAGCGGGAGGAGTGCTCGGCGACAAGCCGCCGGACCTCATCCGGGCAACAGAGCGGAATCAGACGCGAACCGGTTGACGTCGCGTGCGAACTCGGCTCGTCTTGGGACGAGCAGCGCGTTTTCCGCCCGCGGCGCGGCGGATGTAGTCGAGCCGTTCCTCGGCGGTCATACCCTTCATCGCCGCGCTCAGCTTGTCGCGAAGCGCCCGCATCAGATGTACCGCTTCAATCGTCTCGTTTCTATTCATAGTCCACTTCCAGAGGCGAACGGATTTCGAGCGCCGGGTAACCGAGCCTCAGGTTAACGGCGTTGAACGCCCGTATTCGACTCAGCCGAACGATGTGCCGGAAGTTCCAACTCACCAGTATATCCACGCGTTGAACCGTGGCAACAGCGATGTGCTCGGCATCAGCACGGGATGACTCCGACACTGCAGCGGCGCGGATGTACTCCTCGGCCAGTGCGTCAGCCTCCGCGTCGAGTTCAACCCGCTGGGCTTCGGCGAAGCCGGGTTGCGCGAGAAGGCGGCGCACCGAAGCCGGAGCGAGATTCAGTTCGGCGATGGTGATGTCAGAAATCACCGCCCGAAGTTGCCCGGCAGCGAACGCCCGACGCATCCGCTCAGAGTGTTCCCGGAACTCGGGGTCGAGGCAGCCGGCGACGACTGACGTGTCAACGTAGATTCGCGGAATCATCCGATGACGCGGACTATCACTCATACTGCGGCGACTTCGAACTCGGCCAAGTCGCGCGCGTAGCGAAGGCAGGCGGCAATCTGTTCGGGCGTGAG harbors:
- a CDS encoding PEGA domain-containing protein, whose product is MERIRISRATSSRLQVGMMVLATAMLLVLSCDKDTTGTIQVNSTPTGAAISLDGVSTGCATNYSLANVAAGAHTVTLKLSGYEDFVQGVTVVAGQTSTITATLTQTHDYPSSLVETVPVGDGPFGVAVLPSGQYVYIANTYSDNVSVIRTSDNTVAATVPVGDGPACLAALPNGNSVYVANGSSGNISVIRTSDNTVVATVPAGSYPYSVAASAASDYVYVTNIYSESVSVIRTSDNTVVASVPVGSYPYGVTSLPNGDYVYVANHLSDNVSVIRTSDNTVVATIAVGQRPTCVTALPNGSYVYVTNASSDNVSVIRTSDNTVVSTVSVGDEPWFASSLPSSGYVYVTNSLSDNVSVIRTSDITVVATISVGDQPINVAASPDGSRVYITNELSDNVSILGY
- a CDS encoding type II toxin-antitoxin system VapC family toxin; the encoded protein is MIPRIYVDTSVVAGCLDPEFREHSERMRRAFAAGQLRAVISDITIAELNLAPASVRRLLAQPGFAEAQRVELDAEADALAEEYIRAAAVSESSRADAEHIAVATVQRVDILVSWNFRHIVRLSRIRAFNAVNLRLGYPALEIRSPLEVDYE